A section of the Choristoneura fumiferana chromosome 5, NRCan_CFum_1, whole genome shotgun sequence genome encodes:
- the LOC141427881 gene encoding dynein axonemal intermediate chain 4: MTSTITFAQSQQSLEDESPSRTSKIGASFMDKRRTFRVIDGGVDLTPTDVVDPDYATMTEAFSHAAFESRVRRAEPASSLKMASKSKDAGVKVFATTINLDDIHIDHTLNTEEGFIPDDTDLERAPSAFYLPKKNPIMSYPPKVVLIFKETETEFLYELPSYSYDKGSDAGNVVEENNEFYQYITVGKGRNRKMVVEETQTEPVVSQSRHTLAVRPEKKNAAAFASMWDMHDTYARLARVKKVEEPDEMVLYQSAAPYLLRKKKKVVVEEKRGKSFEEIGPTPEFCDAVMLTERVLAAKSYSDAQKKFRGLVRMDPLALDLVYVYTMKPLWTLECEDTAGRPIVSISFNPKNENILAVAHGKFGYAENHVGLVCVWCTKNPCKPERIYRFDDPLTSVDFSAKNPNWIACGFANGDVLILDVTSYPKRIIAKSSRDTNPCFEPIWSISWQAVDASSEYVMTACQDGRITRFTSTKTHDFIGTPMMRLSTVEGKLKGLQTTKTCVKNDVPITRYPAALCLRWHPTVAHVYLAGTAEGCVHRCSKHYLNQHVDVFRAHAGPVYALDFSPFMNTLMVSCGADGAIRLWMEGMDDVIMTLSCPAAVYDVAFCPINATILLSVSGNMLSIWDLRRKTHIPCAEYTFPGPVILTYIKFSSNGDNVFIGDSAGRVHTFHLEDTPIPPFYQRKMLDEAIKKALCTRPQLLKQLDKLTKLQSRN, encoded by the coding sequence ATGACGAGCACCATAACTTTCGCGCAATCCCAGCAAAGTTTAGAGGATGAGTCGCCGTCCCGAACGAGCAAGATCGGGGCTTCGTTCATGGACAAGCGGCGCACGTTCCGCGTGATCGATGGCGGCGTGGACCTCACGCCCACTGACGTGGTGGACCCCGACTACGCCACCATGACGGAGGCCTTCTCCCACGCCGCCTTCGAGAGCCGCGTGCGCCGCGCCGAGCCCGCCTCGAGCCTCAAAATGGCATCAAAATCCAAGGACGCCGGCGTCAAAGTATTCGCGACCACCATAAACCTTGACGACATACATATCGATCACACACTCAACACCGAGGAGGGGTTCATTCCCGACGACACCGATCTCGAGCGCGCACCCTCCGCTTTCTATCTACCGAAAAAAAACCCCATCATGTCTTATCCGCCGAAAGTCGTCCTCATATTCAAAGAGACCGAGACAGAGTTTCTATACGAGCTGCCTTCGTACTCGTATGACAAGGGATCAGATGCGGGGAACGTCGTCGAAGAGAATAATGAGTTCTATCAGTACATCACCGTCGGGAAGGGGCGGAATCGCAAGATGGTCGTGGAGGAGACCCAGACGGAGCCCGTGGTGAGCCAGTCGCGGCACACGCTGGCCGTGCGCCCCGAGAAGAAGAACGCCGCCGCCTTCGCCTCCATGTGGGACATGCACGACACGTACGCGCGGCTCGCGCGCGTCAAGAAGGTCGAAGAACCCGACGAGATGGTGCTCTACCAGTCCGCCGCGCCCTACCTGCTGCGGAAGAAGAAGAAAGTGGTCGTCGAAGAGAAGAGAGGGAAATCGTTCGAGGAGATCGGGCCGACTCCCGAGTTCTGCGACGCCGTGATGCTGACGGAGCGGGTCCTGGCCGCGAAAAGCTACTCCGACGCGCAGAAGAAGTTCCGCGGGCTCGTCCGCATGGACCCACTGGCGCTGGACCTCGTGTACGTGTACACTATGAAGCCGCTGTGGACGCTGGAGTGCGAGGACACCGCGGGCCGCCCCATCGTCAGCATCAGCTTCAACCCCAAGAACGAGAACATCCTGGCCGTCGCGCACGGCAAGTTCGGCTACGCGGAGAACCACGTCGGCCTCGTCTGCGTCTGGTGCACCAAGAACCCCTGCAAGCCGGAGCGCATCTACAGGTTCGACGACCCGCTCACGTCCGTCGACTTCTCCGCCAAGAACCCCAACTGGATCGCGTGCGGGTTCGCCAACGGGGACGTGCTCATTCTCGACGTCACGTCGTACCCGAAGAGGATCATCGCCAAGAGCTCGCGCGACACGAACCCGTGCTTCGAACCGATCTGGTCGATCAGCTGGCAGGCCGTCGACGCCAGCAGCGAGTACGTGATGACGGCGTGCCAGGACGGACGGATCACGAGGTTCACCAGCACGAAAACGCACGATTTCATCGGGACGCCGATGATGCGGTTGTCCACTGTGGAGGGGAAGTTGAAGGGGTTGCAGACGACGAAAACGTGTGTGAAAAACGACGTGCCCATCACGCGGTACCCGGCGGCGCTGTGTCTGCGCTGGCACCCGACGGTAGCGCACGTGTACCTGGCGGGCACGGCGGAGGGCTGCGTGCACCGCTGCAGTAAGCACTACCTGAACCAGCACGTGGACGTGTTCCGCGCCCACGCCGGTCCGGTCTACGCTCTCGACTTCTCCCCTTTCATGAACACCTTGATGGTTTCCTGCGGCGCGGACGGCGCCATCCGTCTGTGGATGGAAGGAATGGACGACGTCATAATGACCCTGAGCTGCCCGGCCGCGGTGTACGACGTGGCCTTCTGTCCTATAAACGCGACCATCTTACTCTCCGTGAGCGGCAACATGCTGTCCATCTGGGACCTCCGTCGCAAGACGCACATTCCGTGCGCGGAGTACACTTTCCCAGGGCCGGTGATCCTGACATATATAAAGTTCTCTTCAAACGGCGACAACGTGTTCATAGGAGACAGTGCGGGCAGAGTCCACACCTTCCACCTCGAAGACACCCCTATACCTCCTTTTTACCAGCGGAAGATGCTCGATGAAGCCATCAAGAAGGCGCTCTGCACGAGACCGCAGTTGCTGAAGCAACTCGATAAGTTGACCAAGTTACAAAGTAGGAAttga